ATTAGGGTTTAGTCAAAAAGTTTACTAGACACTTCTTACAATAAGACTatgtttgaaaaaaatatatttactattttctaactgaaattgttatttaatttgcTATCATGCATTATCAAGGAAACAATGAATTCAGAAGGTTATTTAACACTAAAtcagtttaaaatattaaaaggtaagaaatttgaaaaaagaatAATGAACTTATAGGAAGGGATATCTCATACTTAATAaaggtaattaaaaaaaaaatcttttataaatttttattcaaattgattttttattatataggaaAATACAATCAATGTTGTGTGCATCATTCTATTCTTGAAAAGCTTGGAGATGAACTATGTGAAGGAATTATTATCGACatcttttatttataatgtGCAAGATTGAAGTAAGAACTATAAAATCTCTGATCATAAATTTCAGATAGGAGTGATTGAGAGAACAACAACCTcatatttgtgaaataaccGTTACCTCAAATACTCTgtgaaaaaaatttgatttcaaCTACAAAGATTTTGCTCAACTTAAAGATATCAGAAACTATTGATTAGATGATAATATTCatgcattttatatatataactttttgttaCAGATGTGTAGTTGGTATATCAATAATATGAATAATCTGATGTTCAAATAGTTACTCTAACTTAATTGTTAAGGAggtatttttctataaataactgTAGCACTTTTTCTCTATGAATTATTAGTCCAATTCCATTAAgcaatttcagttttttttttctacaaaaactctattttatatagTGAAATTGAAATACAAGCAACATCATGAGCTGGACAAGTAGAACTATTTGAAGATATATATCGCGCTGTGAAATGTGATAATACTGTTATTATCATGAAAGTCTTTTATCAAGAGATAtccatgtgtaatttttttatcagcATAAAAAAGTTTGGATGTTTATTTTAACTCTAATTAGttgaagaaaatttaatatactaATTTGTATTATTTCTATTAGTTTCAGCTATGATGATGGTTGCTTGGTTAATCTTGGCCATATGATTGAAAATCCTTAAATGAGTATTGAAGTTAatgaagtttatatatatttatgttaactTATATGAGTTAACTATATTTAGTTaacataaaatgttttttaaaaaataattatttatttatatatttattagaatcctaaattctaTATTCCTAAAACCTACCCCACCctctcaattctaaacccttagTCTAGATTAGCTAACCTTAGGATTATaagtgttttttctttttaaaagtgaGAATAAAAGTGGTATTAAGAATGtgatatttttggtaatttcccGTATAATATTGTCACTAACTAGATTGaccttatttagattttaattttttttcattttaatttttactttggttgagtttagtttaaatatttagGTATGAGTGTTTTCTCCAGCCTTAAATACAAAGTTGATAACAATTTACCTATCCACCatgattataaatacaaatactaATAGGAATTTATGTGTGTAAATGAGtttgtaattataaaataaatatctcacAGCTTAtgcaaacacaaaaaaatcctaaatctataataaaatgatttattatttttatgtttttactaaaacatcaaataaaaccCGTTGCAACGCACGGGCTTTATCTAGTAAACTAATAAACTTACTTTAATTTTACTCACTAGTAATGAATTTATATAGTGATTAAAActtctaaaaatatttgaaatttatgaagttgcagttaattttttttttttggatgtcAAATGGGTTATCCACGTCTAAATAAGCTTGtccaaataaataatattggATATTGATGGTTTTAGTTCAAATATTGGATAAAATAAGATATAgaacaatttataatttaatattaatcaagcaaaaacatttgtataaagatgttttctaaaatattattcatatgTGAGTGTTTTCTTAaataagattttaattttttgtttttgataaaaacactttATTTTTATCCGggcataatttttttacaaatatttattggtttatctcttattaaaataaaaaccaacataataagatattattttatgtacttaacaactttaaattaaacatcaattatttatatatgatatttttcatcaaaatatatatgtttatcattgtgttgaaattttaaaaaaaaaaacacactcacatattaaaaatgtcttagaaaatatcttttaaaaatgtttttacttgataaatatttaaatatgtattgtTTATATCTCACTTTTGAACTTTTATAAtagaacaatatttttttttcagataacaacacaatatatttgatgaaaatacatatatataagaattatcatattttttaaaatatgttttcatttttgaaaatttcatttaattaatttataatcaattttcaattataacatataaatctagtaatattaacataaaatttgtttttaattatgttttatttctaGGTATTTTGTTCATACATGCATGTATAATCATTTTACAGGATGATAGAttgtttttttatgattttaatcattttcattctttcaattttttttgtttcgaacaccaactataaaaaaaattattattgctgatgtaagaaaaataagaaagtgTAATTTCGTCTTTTGAACCATTATTGTTTCTTTAAATTACCTATTTAAACTAGCAACAagtatttgttttgtttgtcaAAAACTAGCAATATGTATAAACTACCAATAACATGcaaagataaaaaattaaaataaaacaaataaaaatattttaaaagaaaactaagagcttaaatttgtttagaaaaaaaaattgaaatataagtGAATTAAGATAATGGTAATATTCTTGGTTACAGGATAAATATATAGGCAAACTTATcatatttcataaattttattttttcatgaaagaaaaattaatgatcatCATCTGATAATATCAAACAAAACATTATGATCATTATATATTTCCCTTTCTTTTTGGCAATTTtatcataaataattaattagttattCTATGATCCATTATaatgattaaatataattacTTATTAAGGGTAGTAGAAGATCTGACCTGAAAACTGAAGagctaaaatagaaaaaataaaaatatatgatattcaTAAACCTTTgcatctttttttaaaaaatttgattacGTACTTACATACATAATTTTGTTAGCttttattttgtagttttatGTTAATTCCAATAGTATACATAATGagaatgaataatatatatatatatatatatatatatatacataatgtcGTCAGTTTTTTGTTAAAGTTATcaaatactaatatatttatttaatataccaacagataatatatatattaataaaatagtcTAATTTAATTGTTTATTAATGGTACCAACATTTGTAGTGATTAAAACTTttgaatatatttgaaatttaggAAGTTgcagctaattttttttttggatgtcAAATGGGTTATCCACGTCAAAATAAGCTTGtccaaataaataatattggACATTGATGGTTTtagttcaaaaatattttgtaaccaaacttAAATATAACCATAATCAGACTCATGAGAtcaatatctatatatttatctatcTTTATATAGTATTATTTACGAAGTGATTTTTTGCTTATGAGCTATCACGCTAAAAGGTAGAGCAATGAAAGTCAATGATACTcttaatacatttttatatataacttattatataattcaaaataattatatcaataatattagattatatgttatagtagataattgattatagattaatataataaaattttcaaaaactaaatatatttaaaaataaataagataatttatatatatatatatatatatatatatattgtgttgttgtctaaaaacattattttcggttataaagttaaaaataagatataaaaatttataatttaatattaatcaagCAAAAACATTtctataaagatttttttctaaaatattattaatatgtgagtattttcttaaatattttttttttgataaaaacactttGTTTTTATCCAGGCATAAttgttttacaaatatttattagtttatgcgttattaaaataaaaaccaacataataagttattattttatatacttaacaactttatattaaatataaaattatttatatatgatattgttcatcaaaatatatatgtttatcattgtgttgaattttttaaaaaaaaacactgacATATTAAAAATGtcttagaaaatatctttaaaaaatgtttttacttgataaatatttgactatattttgtttcatatctCAGTTTTGAACTTTTATAATAGAACAATATTtgttttcagataacaacacaatatatatgattacaaaaatacatatatataaaaattatcatattttctaaaatgtgttttcttttttccatttttatttaattaatttataatcaattttcaaatataacatataaatctaataatattaacataaaatttgtttttttattatattttatttctagGTCTTTCGTTCATACATGCATGTATAATCATTTTACATGATGATAGATTGTTTTTTTATGATTTGAATCATTTTcattctttcaatttttttttgtttcgaacaccaactataaaaaaaattattattgctgatgtaagaaaaataagaaagtgTAATTTCTTCTTTTGAACCATTATTGTTTCTTTAAATTACCTTTTAAAACTAgcaacatgtattttttttgtttgtcaaaaactagcaatatttataaactaccAAAAACATGTgaggttaaaaaaattaaaatatagcaaataaaaatattttaaaagaaaactaagAGCTTAaagttgtttataaaaaaaatgaaatataagtGAATTAAGATAATGGTAATATTCTTGGTTACAGGATAAATATATAGGCAAACTTATcatatttcataaattttattttttcatgaaagaaaaattaatgatcatCATCAGATAATATCAAACAAAACATTATGATCATTATGTATTTCCCTTTCTTTTTGGCAATTTtatcataaataattaattagttattCTATGatcaattataataattaaatctaATTACTTATTAAGGGTAGTAGAACATCTGACCTGAAAACTGAAgagctaaaatataaaaaatatatgatattcaTAAACCTTTGcatctgtttttcttttaatttgattGCGTAACCAACATTGCATGATGTTACATACAAAATTTTGTTAGCttttattttgtagttttatGTTAATTAGAATAGTATACATAATGAAAATGAatagtatacatatatatatatatatatacaaataatgtCGTTAGTTTTTTGTTAAAGTTATCAAATACTAATATATCaacatacaatatatatatatatattaataaaatactcTAATTTAATTGTTTATTAATGGTACCAACAATTTTAACCGCTTTAACTTTTCATGTTAGAGCTCGAATGCGAAAAATCAATTCgcaaaataatagtatagaagaGCTCATCGTGAATAGTGGTTTTAATTGTTCTTTTGCTTTTGTGTATGGATGTCGTTTTAAACCGTTTCAAATGAttcattctattttttctttcaaaaatgaaTAACCCTATTATAGAATTGAATTATATACTTCAATGgtactatattttaatatatatatatatatatatatatatatatatatataacaatagaATATGTTTAATAATTCTAGACTAAAACAGGATAAATTTAACTATGATATTATTAGTAGATGTATTAAcatctatttattaattatttcaaatataataacaaaGTGACAGCTAAATCAGTAAAATTGTTTATTAAAACTAGTGATTATTCTAAAATTTTGGAGAACACGACAGATCAATAAGATAACTGATTAAAACTAAAACCTAATGACTCAGCCAAGATAATGAACCTACTCTAGCTCCTGGTTTAAAGGGATTGTAGACTGCACTTCATTGGTTTGTTGAGGAAAGTTGAAGGTTGGTACATTCAGAGAATGGCTTCCATCAGTCATGGTTAATACCTTAAGAAAAAATCTGTTGCCCCAGACTCTTTCTCACATGACAAATTTTAGGGGTTGcaacatttaattttgtaaatagtTAACCAAGTATATTTTACCCCTATATTTACAGTAATcagctaattaataataattattatatatatatatattaatatcttttGCATCATATTTGTTTcatgatatttacattttaaatttatttatattgtaatttCATTGTATTGTAATGATTTGTtgctgttttgttttttctatgtttttatcaaatatgttttcctttaaaattgtattttttacatttgttatattagtttattatttataaatttacatctacattatataaatataaatttacatctacattatctaaatatatatttaaattctcatctattttatatgtatatatatttaaattaacatatataaataataacaatGTTCATAATCACCtgcataattttttatatttaattttactattattgtttgtcttttcgctaaaaattaatatatacaaaaagtttgggtatatttttattgttatattaataatattttcacaaacattttatagtaattttttaaaaaatgtttgccTTGTGCCCCAAAATGCTAGGCACGACACTCGCTTCCATGAGAACTAATATGTTCTGGTTAATGTTTGAAATGAGTCAAATGACTAGAGGCCGAGACTGGTTGGTTAGTTGAGGAGAGTTAAAGATTGGTGCACTCTTAAAGATGTTTACGAGAAATGAACATATTTAAGCCCCTTGTTTGAATAGATTGTAAGCTGCAGTTGTTTAGCTTATTAAGGAAAGTTGAAGTTTGGGACATTCTGAGGTTGGCTTCAATGAGAAATAATACGTACCGATGGTTTGAAGTGACCAGACGCTCGTTGGTTAGTTGAGGAGAATTGAAGACTGATGCACTCATAAAGGCTCGTTGGTTAGTTCTAGCCTCTGTATAAAGGCTCGTTGTGGAATGTTGAAAGTTGGGACATTTAGAGATTGTTTTATTTATGCATAtacatttgataaaaaaaattgttatatacAGTAGAaactcaataaattaataaatttctttgGTTTCAAACTGAATTGGTGTATAATATGACATAATTCGATAAGataataacataataatattttaaaaaattcttagCCTAATATATGTCCCatcaaaatcataaattaataattactatatataattttatataaacataaaaaacacTGTATTGTTTATTTGTCTTTAAAATGaatttcatcttcatcttcaattttatttttcgtttcaacattttttgttattttattgaattacCTACAAAGACGCATTTGTATTAAATCAGTTGCAAAAAAAGATGCATTTGTATTTATCAATGTATTCAACATATACTAAATTCAAATCTACatagtttaaataatatataatatctagaataaaatatataaataatattttatttaaattaatcaatCTATAAATTATCAAAACCCCAGCactattataatttatagagtttttattgtataactaatttttgatgtttgatctaaaatttttaaGAACATAGATAATATCCTATTATACTTTATTTTGTATTAAtgaaacataaattaataagtaCTCATAAGAAATGTATGCCTACATGTGCGGCTAAAACACTTAGTCTAAGTAATCACTACAAAAAAGGTTggtttaaatcatttattttatatatttgtattacttataaatgatgtaaaaacattttacatcacttaaaaaataaatgactTACTTTTTGTTgatgaaaatattttgtatcGTTTTGTTTACAACTGATGTAAAAAATAGCAAATATTTCCATCGATTATTTTAAGTGATGTTAGATGTGTCAATTGTAAAAAACTATGTAAccatttatatcatttttatattgATGTAAACTTATAATTGATGTTAATATGTGTCAATTGATGTAAACTTATATTTTCTATCCATTTTTATAAAGTGATGTAAAGTAATATAGATTTGTATCAATTGTATTGAAGTGATGccaaataaattaataacatcGTCGTTTGTTATAATCGATGTTAAACACACATATTTTGAATCATTTATCATCTATCTTTCTAATTCAGTTTAAGTGATgtattaaatcttttttttgtagtgaataAACTAGAAATGTTAAAATAGGTTGTTCATGTCCAATTGACATTTTGGTCACTGATGATTTTCTccaaaaaaatggatttttgaCTTATTTATTTGGGCTATCCATTCATCAACTGACCCATCTCGCTTTTttgttctgaaaaaaaaaactggattAATCCCTATTTAACCTGTTTTgtatatgagtttttttttcataccGATCCATTATATTTTAGGCGTAGAGCATCCATGTTactatatttgattttaaactatttctaatgatttactttattttttctttaaattataataactcatagtaaagttaaattatattccaatgatactatattttaaaaagataaatagattaatgataaaaaaatataagtgaACTATTCTATTTACATAGCAAACTCATCATTTACTCtattataaattgaaaaacaGAATACAATtggaatttattttattataagttgaAAAAAACAGAATACCATTAGAGATGTTTTTAAATGTGTTATTCtataaaataaagttaattACATGGTTTATAACCCAAAACATCATGAATTCCTAATCATTAAAAATCTCTCTAATcttacattaatatttaattttatccgGTTTGATTTGAATGTAACCGTGAGAAGAGGGCCGGTTTGTCTCTTCAGGATAATCGGTGGTTCTTTGCTTCTGGTCTAGGGGTCATTTGGCTCGGGATGGTGTCTCTCATCTCTTTTCGGTTCGCCACACGCTGGATTTTCTCTCCTTAGCCATTGTGTGTACCGGTGGATCTCTTGACCACGGCGATGAGTCGTGTGCTTGAATACGCACGCAGGTTGGTGCTTGAGTTCAGTCTGGCGCGTGTAGGTCTTGTCACCGGGTTAAAAGACGGTTGTCTATGCTGATTCAGTGGCCGATGCAATACCTCTTCACCTCGGTCTTTTTCTTTGCGGTTTCCTGGTTTGATTATCTCTGAACGCGGCAATCGTCGTTAAGGAGTGTGCCATGGTTCTTATTCCCGTCATTTCCTAGGCAAATGACGGCTCTAGTAGCTCCAGTTTCAGTTGGTCGGTTCTTGGTGACTAGTGACTACGTGTATTATGGTGGTTCTCGTGTCTTTGACCGCAACATTATTATAGCCCTTGGTCTTCGCTCACACCCCAGCATCACTTATGTTTGCTTGAGCTCATGTGGTGGTGTGCTTGACAATTGTGTGCATGTTGGGTTCAGGTAAGGGAGTACGGAGGCTGCGGCACGTTTGCTCGAACTGACATTGTGTACAGGTCGTCTCCGTGCCTAATAAATGCTCGGTTTGGTTGATGCGGGTGTGCTTGGCCTCTACTGTTGATGTCTGTTCGTGTGGACATGTGCTATGAAGCTCTCAACGAGATGTTCTCAGATGGGCTAATATCTTTAAAAACAGATCATATAGAAGGTCAAAATTACCAGATTCCGACTCTCAGTTAAACTTGGCTCATTTCTTTAAGGCAAGTGGTTGGTGCTGACTTGGTCGAGACTCCGATCAGCAGTTTTAATTTGTAGTGTATGCCCCCCCCCTAATAAGGCTAAATAGTATgtattaagatttttaaaattttgtttatcagcttcttcttcttccgtaaCTCTGTGAAAAGCGAAAAAGTttggttataatatttttacatttttacctaaaaagaaaaaaaatgttggcTAAAGAAAATATCTCAAAAGCAGTCTACTGAAACCCTAAATTGAAACCGTTCATCTTAACCGTTAAATCGTTAAAAGGCCCAACCTTATAATCCATCACCGTCGATTCGACCTGACCCTCCTTATATTTGTACACTAGCTCACACGTGATAATCACAATCTAGGTAAGAGAAAGTCGTTCTCTGTCAATTAAAACAAATCTAATCTTTGCGTCGTCACCGTTTGAGTtcgtctctcttctctctagggttcttcttcttctacaggCTTCCGCTAAACATGAGGTATAACAGTAATCCTTTCATGGCATCTCTCCTTAACTATTATTCCGTTTGACGAATCGTCTTCTCAGATTCGTGTGTGCgctattgtttttttgttgcttCGCCGCTCACTTCCAAGTTTCCATTTTTCCtcatgtgtttgttttgtaaacTCAGTTTCTTTATAGTAGCGGTAGATTCAAAGCTACGCTTTTAATGGGTTCCTGGGGAATGAAGAAAGTTAAGGTTTTTAAATTGGGTCTTAGGGTTTACTATATTGCGTATCCGTTTACTGTTGTTTAAGCCTGAATCTTAGAGCTGTTGGGTtcagggtttaaggtttaagtttgtgttataaatttgtatatatgaaGCTTCAGTTTACGGTATTGAATCAGATGACAGTTACTTGCCTGTGTTGGTGTCTTAGTTGTGTATGTATGCGTTTGGTCTTTTGCTGAAGTTGCAGACATATTGTTAATGTGTTAGATGTGTCTGTGTTTGGTGTCTTAGATGTGTCTCTGTGTTTGGTGTTTTCTCTTTTGATATGTTTGCTATGCATTTGATTCTTGAAAGTGATTGGTTTTCATGTGTTCTACAGCCGTCATCCTGAAGTTAAGTGGGCCGAGACCACTGACAAGATTTTCCTCACCGTAGTATTAGCGGATTCCAAGGAGACTAAAGTTAATCTTCTCCCAGAAGGAGTCTTTGATTTCTCCGCAAAAGCTGGTCCTGAAAATCACGTTTATGAACTTAAACTCGAGCTTCACGATAAAGTCAACGTTGAGGTGTGATTCATTGACTAACCTGGCCTTGATTGTCTCATTTGTTAGGTTTCTAAAACCTTTCATTCATTTTCAGGAAAGTAAGATCAACATTGGAGAAAGAAGCATCTTCTGCATAATAGAAAAAGCAGAGCCAGCAAGGTGGGACAAGCTAATCCGTAGAGGGAAAGCGCCACACTATGTTAAGGTTGATTGGGACAAGTGGGTAGATGAGGACGATGAAGGCAACGCTGGTTAGCATTCATCTTATAAGCTTATATAACTGTTCTTTTGTACTCTCTCTAACGTTTTGGAGATGTTAATGtgttggttctttttttttttttgattcagGTGCCGGAGATATGGATATGGGAGGAATGGGTGGAATGGGTGGAATGGATTTCTCGGTTTGTTTCTAGCTTCTGATGTTGTTTatcttactatatatatctaacTTTGAGAAATGACTCCATGGTCGGTTCTTGCTTCTTGCTTCTTGCAGAGCTTGGGTGGAATGGCTGGACTTGAAGGACTTGGCGGCATGGGTGGACTTGAAGGACTTGGCGGCATGGGTGGTATGGGAGGCATGGGTGGTATGGGTGGTATGGGAGGCATGGGTGGTATGGGTGGAATGGGTGGCATGGAAGAGTTTGAAGACAGTGATGATGAAGGTAAGGGTTTCTAAAGATTGTTTTGGTTTAAGTGTGGTCACATCTTCTTGATGAACTGAGAGCATTTTGCCTAGTTGAATGCATTTGTTATTCAAGTATCTCgtattgcatttgagatgttAAGTACACTTTTGTGTTTCTCTGTGTTGCGCACCTAATGAAATGGTTTCTTTTCTAAATGCAGAAGAAACCGCAAACTCTGGAGACAAGAAAGATGAAGCTGCCAAGGAAGAAGCGAAGGCAGAAGAACTCACAACATCTGCTAAGGAAGACAAGTGAAGACCACTGTTTCAGAGAGGAAACCATATGGTTGGTACTGTTAGCTTTCAGGGTTTATGAAGctcttttttagttaaaatgttGTCACTCTGTTTTGCTTTTACGGATTTGTTTTTCACTTTTAAGTATGCATTGTTGTGTGGTTGGTTATATGGTTGGTTCCAGATGATCTCAGACTTGCAATTTTTGGCAGTGACAAGTTTCTGTGGAAACCTTTTCTATGTCTATTGCCAAGACTATCTTTTTTACAACATAGCTAAAGATTTCCATTTGAACAGACTTCTCCTCCTTCACTCATGTGATCTTTACACACAGAAAAGTGATAATGCaaattataaatcattttatcttttgattacCATGTGAAGTCATCTATATAACTCTTTGTGTATATCATCGAGATTTTAATGACAATAAAGGTCCTCAGGCTGACTAAAGAAAGGTAACTAATATTTGAAAAGAGAAGTTCAAATATGACCGACAatatttaagaaataaataagAGATGTTTGGCCAAATATATACGTCAAATTAGTACGACGTGTAAAATACCCTAACTGTATTGAATGAAGTTCCCATGAGACGCAACACAGGATGATGACACAAAAGTCTCATGGATGTGGCGTAAATTTTTAAAGAGGTCTGGCCAGATGATACACTTCTGTAAAATCGAAGTGAGGAATGGGGAATCAACTTCCTTTTGGGATTCTTCGATGGGTTGTTTGATGGATGGGACAGGCCCACGCGGGGAAATTGATATGGGCATCGGTAAGAATGATACGGTTTTAAGACAAAGAGAAGAAGTAACCCACTGATCAATATGTGTGGAATGGGATTATAAACTTCATCTCGCAGAAGAAAGGATCTCATGTCCGTATCTTCCTTACTCGATATGTGTTCTGGCTGCTAGACACACAATATGGAGAGACCGTAATGCTCGAAAGCGCGGAGAGAACCCGAAAACTCAGGAGGTCCT
The window above is part of the Brassica napus cultivar Da-Ae chromosome C3, Da-Ae, whole genome shotgun sequence genome. Proteins encoded here:
- the LOC106438678 gene encoding co-chaperone protein p23-1-like isoform X1, producing MSRHPEVKWAETTDKIFLTVVLADSKETKVNLLPEGVFDFSAKAGPENHVYELKLELHDKVNVEESKINIGERSIFCIIEKAEPARWDKLIRRGKAPHYVKVDWDKWVDEDDEGNAGAGDMDMGGMGGMGGMDFSSLGGMAGLEGLGGMGGLEGLGGMGGMGGMGGMGGMGGMGGMGGMGGMEEFEDSDDEEETANSGDKKDEAAKEEAKAEELTTSAKEDK
- the LOC106438678 gene encoding co-chaperone protein p23-1-like isoform X2 yields the protein MSRHPEVKWAETTDKIFLTVVLADSKETKVNLLPEGVFDFSAKAGPENHVYELKLELHDKVNVEESKINIGERSIFCIIEKAEPARWDKLIRRGKAPHYVKVDWDKWVDEDDEGNAGAGDMDMGGMGGMGGMDFSSLGGMAGLEGLGGMGGLEGLGGMGGMGGMGGMEEFEDSDDEEETANSGDKKDEAAKEEAKAEELTTSAKEDK